A window of Hypnocyclicus thermotrophus contains these coding sequences:
- the fsa gene encoding fructose-6-phosphate aldolase codes for MKIFIDTANVEDIKKANDMGVICGVTTNPSLIAREGRDFKEVVTEITTIVDGPISAEVVSLEADKMVEEALELVKIHKNIVIKLPMTIDGLKACNILTKKGIKTNVTLIFSANQALLAARAGATYVSPFAGRLDDIGVDGVALIKEISEIFKVHSIKTEIIAASVRNGLHVKECAKAGAHIATIPYGVIEKMTQHHLTDAGIERFLKDWEGFVNKK; via the coding sequence ATGAAAATATTTATAGATACAGCAAATGTAGAAGATATAAAAAAAGCAAATGATATGGGTGTAATATGTGGAGTAACAACTAATCCTTCATTGATTGCTAGAGAAGGTAGAGATTTTAAAGAAGTAGTTACAGAAATTACTACTATTGTTGATGGGCCTATTAGTGCAGAAGTAGTATCATTAGAAGCAGATAAAATGGTAGAAGAAGCATTAGAATTAGTAAAAATTCATAAAAATATAGTAATAAAATTACCTATGACAATAGATGGACTAAAAGCTTGTAATATACTTACTAAAAAAGGAATAAAAACAAATGTAACATTAATTTTTAGTGCAAATCAAGCATTATTAGCAGCAAGAGCAGGAGCAACTTATGTAAGTCCATTTGCTGGAAGACTTGATGATATAGGAGTAGATGGAGTAGCTTTAATAAAAGAGATATCAGAAATATTTAAAGTACATAGTATAAAAACAGAGATAATAGCAGCAAGTGTAAGAAATGGACTACATGTAAAAGAGTGTGCAAAAGCAGGAGCACACATTGCAACAATACCATATGGAGTAATAGAAAAAATGACACAACATCATTTAACTGATGCAGGAATAGAAAGATTTTTAAAAGATTGGGAAGGATTCGTTAATAAAAAATAG